One Homo sapiens chromosome 3, GRCh38.p14 Primary Assembly genomic window carries:
- the CPNE9 gene encoding copine-9 isoform X4 produces the protein MTGRVAGGIEKRGVLGSPTPKKGLSLRVQGVGRRYPVGARPQEDKVLGRALFPGPLETVWVRSRPVRRAMVPGQRFPVLSRVLTERTPAGGSHGGQRFDAGPMPLLSARLRADSRRADSRMIHSVCLLLFSRNLLDLDTFSKSDPMVVLYTQSRASQEWREFGRTEVIDNTLNPDFVRKFVLDYFFEEKQNLRFDVYNVDSKTNISKPKDFLGQAFLALGEVIGGQGSRVERTLTGVPGKKCGTILLTAEELSNCRDIATMQLCANKLDKKDFFGKSDPFLVFYRSNEDGTFTICHKTEVVKNTLNPVWQPFSIPVRALCNGDYDRTVKIDVYDWDRDGSHDFIGEFTTSYRELSKAQNQFTVYEVLNPRKKCKKKKYVNSGTDTAELHSSH, from the exons ATGACAGGGCGAGTAGCTGGTGGGATCGAGAAGCGGGGGGTCTTGGGCAGCCCCACCCCGAAAAAAGGGCTCAGCCTGCGGGTTCAGGGGGTGGGTCGCAGATATCCGGTAGGAGCTCGGCCCCAGGAGGACAAAGTTCTGGGGCGAGCCCTCTTTCCTGGGCCCTTGGAGACAGTGTGGGTGCGTTCGCGTCCAGTCCGCAGAGCCATGGTTCCTGGACAGCGATTTCCGGTGCTGTCCAGAGTGCTGACAGAGCGGACCCCGGCTGGGGGTAGCCATGGGGGACAGAGGTTCGATGCGGGCCCCATGCCTCTCCTCAGTGCCCGGCTCAGAGCCGACTCGAGGCGGGCGGACTCCAGGATGATCCACTCTGTCTGTCTGTTGCTTTTCTCTAGGAACCTGCTAGACCTTGATACCTTCTCCAAGTCCGACCCCA TGGTGGTGCTTTACACGCAGAGCCGGGCCAGCCAGGAGTGGCGGGAG TTCGGACGGACCGAGGTGATTGATAACACGCTGAACCCAGACTTCGTGCGCAAATTCGTCCTCGACTATTTCTTTGAGGAAAAGCAAAATCTGCGCTTCGATGT GTACAACGTGGACTCCAAAACCAACATCTCCAAACCG AAG GATTTCCTGGGACAAGCGTTCCTGGCCCTGGGAGAGGTGATTGGAGGCCAGGGCAGCCGAGTAGAGCGAACCCTCAC GGGTGTACCAGGCAAGAAGTGTGGGACCATATTGCTGACTGCAGAAGAGCTTAGCAATTGTCGG GACATTGCCACCATGCAGCTGTGTGCAAACAAGCTGGACAAGAAGGACTTCTTTGGGAAATCAGACCCCTTCCTTGTGTTCTACAGGAGCAATGAGGATGGCAC GTTCACCATCTGCCACAAGACAGAGGTTGTGAAAAACACGCTGAATCCTGTGTGGCAGCCCTTCAGCATCCCTGTGCGGGCTCTGTGCAATGGAGACTATGACAG AACGGTGAAGATTGATGTGTACGACTGGGACCGGGATGGAAG CCACGATTTCATTGGTGAGTTCACCACCAGCTACCGGGAGCTGAGCAAGGCCCAGAACCAGTTCACAGTATATGAG GTTCTTAACCCTCGGAAGAAATGTAAGAAGAAGAAATATGTCAACTCAGGAACT
- the CPNE9 gene encoding copine-9 isoform X3, which translates to MTGRVAGGIEKRGVLGSPTPKKGLSLRVQGVGRRYPVGARPQEDKVLGRALFPGPLETVWVRSRPVRRAMVPGQRFPVLSRVLTERTPAGGSHGGQRFDAGPMPLLSARLRADSRRADSRMIHSVCLLLFSRNLLDLDTFSKSDPMVVLYTQSRASQEWREFGRTEVIDNTLNPDFVRKFVLDYFFEEKQNLRFDVYNVDSKTNISKPKDFLGQAFLALGEVIGGQGSRVERTLTGVPGKKCGTILLTAEELSNCRDIATMQLCANKLDKKDFFGKSDPFLVFYRSNEDGTFTICHKTEVVKNTLNPVWQPFSIPVRALCNGDYDRTVKIDVYDWDRDGSHDFIGEFTTSYRELSKAQNQFTVYEVLNPRKKCKKKKYVNSGTVTLLSFSVDSEFTFVDYIKGGTQLNFTVAIDFTASNEQQ; encoded by the exons ATGACAGGGCGAGTAGCTGGTGGGATCGAGAAGCGGGGGGTCTTGGGCAGCCCCACCCCGAAAAAAGGGCTCAGCCTGCGGGTTCAGGGGGTGGGTCGCAGATATCCGGTAGGAGCTCGGCCCCAGGAGGACAAAGTTCTGGGGCGAGCCCTCTTTCCTGGGCCCTTGGAGACAGTGTGGGTGCGTTCGCGTCCAGTCCGCAGAGCCATGGTTCCTGGACAGCGATTTCCGGTGCTGTCCAGAGTGCTGACAGAGCGGACCCCGGCTGGGGGTAGCCATGGGGGACAGAGGTTCGATGCGGGCCCCATGCCTCTCCTCAGTGCCCGGCTCAGAGCCGACTCGAGGCGGGCGGACTCCAGGATGATCCACTCTGTCTGTCTGTTGCTTTTCTCTAGGAACCTGCTAGACCTTGATACCTTCTCCAAGTCCGACCCCA TGGTGGTGCTTTACACGCAGAGCCGGGCCAGCCAGGAGTGGCGGGAG TTCGGACGGACCGAGGTGATTGATAACACGCTGAACCCAGACTTCGTGCGCAAATTCGTCCTCGACTATTTCTTTGAGGAAAAGCAAAATCTGCGCTTCGATGT GTACAACGTGGACTCCAAAACCAACATCTCCAAACCG AAG GATTTCCTGGGACAAGCGTTCCTGGCCCTGGGAGAGGTGATTGGAGGCCAGGGCAGCCGAGTAGAGCGAACCCTCAC GGGTGTACCAGGCAAGAAGTGTGGGACCATATTGCTGACTGCAGAAGAGCTTAGCAATTGTCGG GACATTGCCACCATGCAGCTGTGTGCAAACAAGCTGGACAAGAAGGACTTCTTTGGGAAATCAGACCCCTTCCTTGTGTTCTACAGGAGCAATGAGGATGGCAC GTTCACCATCTGCCACAAGACAGAGGTTGTGAAAAACACGCTGAATCCTGTGTGGCAGCCCTTCAGCATCCCTGTGCGGGCTCTGTGCAATGGAGACTATGACAG AACGGTGAAGATTGATGTGTACGACTGGGACCGGGATGGAAG CCACGATTTCATTGGTGAGTTCACCACCAGCTACCGGGAGCTGAGCAAGGCCCAGAACCAGTTCACAGTATATGAG GTTCTTAACCCTCGGAAGAAATGTAAGAAGAAGAAATATGTCAACTCAGGAACT GTGACGCTGCTCTCCTTCTCTGTGGACTCTGAATTCACTTTTGTTGATTACATCAAGGGAGG